AACTGTGAGGACTGGGATTCGCTGAAGAACTGCATCCGCCGCGACGACTTCTTGGCCAGCGTGCGCAACTTCCGCCCCGACGACATCACCGAGCCGGCCCGCGAGCGCGTGCGGGGCATGATGCGAGACAGCAAGTTCACTGTCGAGGCGGCGTACCGTGCCTCGAAGGCGGCCGGGCCGCTTATGCAGTGGGTGTTCTTTCAGGTGAAGTACTCCGCCATCTACCAGcgtgtggcgccggtgcggtCGAAGATCGAGAAGCTGATCAAGGCGCGTGACGTGAAACTAAAAGGtctggaggtggcgcaggaggaggtgcgtgaGAAGGAGAACTCGTTACAACAGCTCATGGGCGAGTACCAGAACGCCACTGCACAAATAGCAGAGCTGAAGCAGCGCATTGCCGCCGTCTCAGCCAAGTGCAACCGTGCGCAGACGATCCTGCGGCAGTTGCTGGACGAGCGCGACCGGTGGGAGAAAGAGGTGCACAGCTTCGACTCTGAGGCACGCACGACGCTGGGCGACTGCGTCGTGTCCGCGGTCTTCCTCGCTTACACCGGCTTCTAcgacgagcacacacgcgagcgCGTCTTGATGCCACGCTGGCTGGCATGTCTGCAACGCGCCACCATCCCCGTCCGCAAGGGTCTAAGCGTGACGGAGTACCTCTCTCCCGCCACGCAGCAGTTGGCGTGGCAAGAGGCCGGGCTGCCCAAGGACCGCCTGAACATCGACAACGCGGCCATCATGCACCGCTGTCAGCGGTACGTACTGCTCATCGACCCGACCGACGTGGCTGCGCACTTTGTACTCCGCTACTACGGAGCCCAGAAGATCACCAAGACCTCGTTCAGCCGACCTGGCTATGTGAAGCAGCTCGAGATGGCGGTGCGGTTCGGCTACCCGATTCTTATGGAGGACGCCGAGCACCTCGACCCCGCCGTGGCTCCGCTGCTGAACGGCGAGGTACGCTGCCACGGCACACGTCACATTACCCGCATCGGCCCGCACGAGGTGGACCTGGCGCCGTCGTTCCATCTCTTCCTGCACACACGTAACCCGAACTTCCAGCCGCCGCCAGACCTGGCTGGGCAGGTGTGCATGGTGAACTTCACCGTCACACTATCCTCGCTGCAGTCGCAGTGCTTGCACTACACCCTTCTCCACGAGCGCCCCGATGTGGATGCGAAGCGCTCGAAGCTACTCAAGGCCCAGGGCGAGTatcagctgcggctgcgcgtgtTGGAGGAGAAACTGCTCACCCGCATCGCCGAAGCGGAGGGCAGCCTGCTGGACAACGACGCCCTCATCGAGAGCCTGACGGAGTTGAAGGAGGAAGCCACCTGCATCGCCGGCGACATCGCCGACAGCGAGAACTCGATGCGTGAGATTTGGGGCGTGGAAGACATGTACCGCCCCATCGCGACGGTGGTCGCACAGGCGCActttgcgctgcagcgcttcgaGGAGCTCAACCCGTATTACTGCTACGACGTTCGCTTCGTTCTGCGTGTTTTGGGCGACGCGCTgcgggcgctgccggcgacaagcacgccagcagcggaTGGGGGGCtgcgtctgcagcagctcacgtACGGGATctttgtgctgctgcaccgacgcGTGGTGCGGGGCATGTTTCACGAGGACCATCTCGTGTGGGTGTTGCGTCTGGCGCAGCTAAGGAGTGCGATGAGCGCGACGGGCGCCAAGTCCGCGTCTGCCGCCccaacggcggcgccaaTGATGGCGCTTCccaccggcagcaccggcggctcCGCTGTGATGCCGGAGGAGTGGGAGTGGATCTTGTCGTGCCTGCGTCTCGCGGGAAGCGGTGTTGGGGCTGcgggcgccggcgccggccccCCATCGACAGCGGCATCCCGCACGATGACGACCGACTCCTCCGAAGATGGTGGGGCCAGCAACCCCATAACATtagcgacgacagcggcaagTCTTCCACCGGTAGTGCGGCAGGCCTGTCCAGCCTTGGGGTCGCAAAGCTGCCAGGCGCTCGCCTTCCTGCTCACGAAGCCCGCCTTCAACGAGGTTCGCGAGACGCTGACGACGCGGGCGGCTGCGTGGGAGGCGGTGCTCACGTCTGCCACGCCAGTGGCCACCAGCGAGTCCGCCCTGCCAGCGGAGTGCTTTCCTCGCGGCGCCAGTCGCGTGCGCCGGCTTTTATTGCTGGCTCTCATACTGCTCAACACGCGCCGTGACGCCTTCatcgaggcggtgcgccaGCTCTTGGCGTCGTACTTCTCACCAAAGGAGATGggcacagccgccgcggctggagctgacggtgctgccgccctcttcACGGACGATTTCTTCGCTCCGCAGACGAACGATCTCGCTGACGGCATCATGGCTGAGCTctccgccgcgacgccgctgctgatggtgaCCGACACCATGTTCGATCCCGCCCTGcgcgtggaggagctggcgcagcgcacggaCACGAACCTCAACGTCGTGGCGATGGGCAGCATGGAAAGCATTGAGAACGCGGACGCCTAcctggcggaggcgacgaagTTGGGGGGCTGGGTGTTGCTGAAGAACGTTCACTTGGCGCGTGGCTACATGGACAAGCtcgagaagcagctgcacttCCAGCGGAGCGAGGGTCAGCTGCACAAGGAGTTCCGTCTTTTTCTCACGGCTGAGCGAGACAGGAGCGCGGCAAAGTCTTCCGCAacagccacagcggcagcagcctcaTCCAAGGTGCTGCCCATCAATCTCATAGAGGCCTCTGTGGTCGTGGTCTACGAGGCCCCGCCAGGCATGCAGTCATCTCTCCTGCAAACCTACGGTGAGTATCCCGCGGTCGGGACGGCGGCcttcgacggcgccggcgcatcCTCGGTCGTTCCGAGCgccggggccgccgccgtgagcagcaacacctccctgcagcgcctctaCCTGGCCGCGGCTTGGCTGCACTCCGTCATCACCGAGCGCATCCTCTACAAGCCCCTCGGCTGGAGCGAGGCGTACGAGTACACGGAGGTGGAGTATCAGCGTGTCGTGCAAGCGGTGCAGGCATGGAGCtcagccgcaccagcagcagcagcgacagcgtcgaGCAGCAATGCCGGCGCCCTAAAGGTCTCCTGGGACGCCCTGCGCACCATCGTTGCGACTACCGTCTACGGCGGCAAAGTGAGCAACATCTTCGACCAGCACGTTCTCAACGTCTTCTGCCGCAGGCTGCTTCGTCCCGAGATGCTGCAAGACGCGGCTCAGTTCGTCtctgaggcggcggcggccggtgtgccaccgccacccatCCGCGGACGCTCccgcgcggagctgcttcAGTGGATTCACGCGCTtcccggcggcagcagtcaTCCAGCAtggctggcgctgccgatcGGCGCGGACCGCatgacgcgcgcgcgcagcgccatcgaaGTGGTGGAGCGCCTGTCCCTCGTGCAGAGTACCCTGAACGACGAGCTCACATTCGCCGACATCGACGGCGATGCACAGgccgcggcaggcggcgcggGTTCCACCTCGCTGAGGAGCGGCGCACTCCGGGCTACGCGGTGGGCAGCCAAGGTGCAGTCCTACTGCACTGCCTGGTACCCCACCCTGCGCGATGCGCTGGAAAAGCTGGAGAAGCACCCCTTTGTTCTACAAGCCATCGCGCTGCACGAGCAGGAGACCGTTGAgcgtgccagcgccgccgacgtcggtGCCGCAAAGGAAATCCGAGTCAACCTCAGCGTGGCCAGTCATCCCGGTggtgtggcggcgccgcttgtgctcgcgatgcagcgagaggtggtggctgcggtggaGCTCGTGCGGCACCtcgtggcgtgcgtgcgcgagctACGCGAGGTGGTGATGGAGGAGCGGACCCCGAGCTCcgcgcaccgcggcctcgtggaggagctgatgAAGGACCACGTGCCAGACGTGTGGGCCGCGCACCTGCGTGGTGTTCATGGCTCGGCTGCCCATTCCCTGTTCGTCGGTCTCTGGATTGCCGACGTCCAACAGCGTGTCGAACATCTTCTTGAGCTGGCAACGGCCGCGCACGGCGGGCAGCTGGCGAAGACGCCGGTGCGTCTCGGTGCACTCTTCTCTCCTGGCGCGTTCTTGACCGCCTTCAAGCAGCACTGCGCGCGGGCAGAGCAGGTGCCTCTAGAGCAACTGGTGCCGCAGGTGGAGGTGGCCGCAGCGaccggcgccagcgcaggAGGGGCGCTCCGCACGGCATCCTCCGCCTTGTCGGCCGCGGGCATCCCTGGTGCGCCCGCAACCTCGGCTGCCAGCCTGGCGCCACCGAGGGATAACGAGATGGTCTTCACCGGGCTCACTCTGCACTCGGCACAGGTAGATGTTGAAGGCAAGTGCACGCTGAGCGGCGCCACGACTAGCGGTGCTGCCCCCGCGCTCTCTTCCGCCGTCGTGCTGCGCTGGAGATGGGTAAGGAGCACCGAAAGTGTCGCCACGACAACGGCACTGACGGCGCGCCTCGAACTGCAGACGGAGCAACAGCAGAGCATTCTCCTGCCCTTCTACACGACGGAGAACCGCGAGGCactgctggaggtgctggagctgcctAAAGCGCCAAATAGCGGCATCACCAGCGGTGACAGTGATGCCGGCGTCCACGCGTGGTACGAGcggggtgtgtgtgtagccGCGTGGTCGGCATCTGAGTAAAGCGCCGTGGAGGCCATGTCGAAGGGACGGCGGGAGTCTCAGCCGGCGTctgcgtgagtgcgtgtgcgcctcaGCCCCGCACCGGCAACGTCGACTCGGATGTGACAatgaaaaagagggaggaggggagggggtaagCACGCAGACAAAATATTTACATGGGGCGGAACGGGACAACGGCGACTGTGATAGGTGGTCACGACCGCACAGCAAAGCAGTGCTGGCGCGAAgcgaaagagggggagaggcgctgTGCCCACAgcaagcggcagcgccgccccctccctcacccccatccacacacacacacacacacacacacgctcgcgcacacacgcacatcgtTTGCCCTTCGGTTGGTGTGCCTTCACATGGTGCACACCACATCGATGCGAAAGTGAGCACGACAAAGTAAGTGGCAAGCCGAATAAGTGGCGGCGTGCCGTCGCACCGCGCCGCAGTCTTGCAGAACTTCATCGTTGGCGTCCCCTGTGCATGCGTACGGCGTAGACACATGCAGGTAAGGGGGCATGcctgcttgcttgcttgcttgcttctTACGCGTGCTCTTTTCCATCCTGTCACCTACGTCTCACATCGCGTTCATTTCATCTGCTCATCcgtatgcatgcatgcgtgtgtgtgtgtgtgtgtgtgtacgtgcacGTTCACGTCCACGTGCCCGGCCATGACCATGTAGTGGCCTCCGTGCTCCTCTCAGCGGTGTATAAGCGTGcgtcggccgccgcgcggcaaGACGCAAACTGCGAAGCAGAGAGACGGACTGGCGTACACGGAGACGCCTCGCCGACTTTCCTGTTGCTAGCGCCATCTAACGGTACGGTCGAGGTTACGCCTCTGTCTATCTCGTCGAGGCCGCTGTGAGCGCGAGGTCGTTCTCCTGCTGTATCCCTGTCATAACGACCTCCCGTGTACGGCAGCGACTGAGTCGTCACACTGCCCACACTCCACTTTTCTCTGGCCAcctttcctcccctccccttctctcatGTCCCTCCGTCTCGCTCAGACGAGAGGCATCCGACGGTACATCGGCATGAGTTCTGCCTTCGCCATTCAGCATTCCCATATCGCCAGCCAGCCGGTgcaggcaccgccgccaggGTACATGATCCTGACCGTCGTCGGCTCCGGCGTCTCTACTGGTGTACCGGTCATTGGGCACCTAGGGCTCGGCTGCGCATGCGagcacgccgtcgctgaccCAAGCGGGCCCAACTGTCGCAACAACATCAGCCTCCTCATCACGCTTCCCCGCTGCGACCTTCCCGACTTGCCAGTGGCGCAAACGgggtcgacgacggcggcaggcACAAAGGATTCCGAGAACGACGGCGGAAAtagtcgcggcggcggcgctgccggcgccgcatcggcaACGGCGTTCCGCCCGTCACACTCGTTCTTTGCAGCGGAGCGCGCCGGCAACTACATTGGCACAAAGCCTGTTGCGCACATTCTCATTGACTGCGGCAAGACGTTCCGTGACGCGTACTTCAAGGTAATGATCCGGTGCAACATCCGCACTGtggacacgctgctgctgacgcacGGGCATGCGGACGCGGTGGCCGGCCTCGACGACCTTCGTGATCTACAAACGATGCACATGGTCTCCACTGGGGACTGGGTGATCGACAGTTTTGTGCCTACCTACCTCTCCCCCAGCACGCTGAAGACGCTGGAAAAGTCGGTTGACTACATTATTCGAAACAGCGTGAAGAGCGGGCACGCAATGTCGACGCCATCGGagcacgccgcgcagcttgCCGAGCGTCAGCAGCAACGCGAAGCGCAGGCGGTGGCCAACGGCACGGCGCACAAGGAGGGCGGCTGGCGCAATATTGGCAtccgccgcagcacagcgctAGACCTCTTCTGCATGGATGAAGAGCGGCCGCTGAGAATGCATCTccccatcaccgccaccgcggcgacggcgggcggcaccgacgccgcgAGTGACCTGCCCTTCTACTCCTTCCCAGTGGAGCACGGAAAGGGCTACGTCTCCATGGCGTGGGTGTTCGGCCGTGGCACCGCCTTCAAGAGCCGGCAAacacagcagcaggggcagcagcaggaggaggggagctgCGTCGTGTACATCTCAGACGTGAGCCACATTCCGGCGACCTCGATGGCGTTCCTGCAAGACCTCGTGAAGATCGATGTCCTCGTACTGGACCTGCTCGCCGAGCACggggcgccgtcggcgtcgcacTACTGCGCAGACGAAGCTATCCCTCTCGTCGTGGCACtcgcgccacggcgcacgTACTTCGTTGGCATGTTCTGCAGCCTCGAGCATCACCGCGCAAACGAGGCACTGACGCGAGAGCTGGCCGAGCTAAAGATGCGATATCGAGACGAACTCGAGGTCGTCGTGCCGGGGTCGTCGGTTCCCGCCGTCATGGGCGCTGACAGGGAGAAGAAGCTCGCATTTGTGAACCGGGTTTGTTCCATGGAACTGGCGTATGATGGCCAAGAGCTCGACATGGATGCGTGAGTGAGAAGCCTTaccggcggcgttggcggtggctgctgtgccctccatctccctcctccctagCCCCGCGTTGGTATCTGCCTCGCATTCTTACCGCAGCCGTTGTTTCACCGACGCGGGCCCACGGCAAGCCTgcgtgtggggaggggaggaggactGTATGGGTGCCGATGTCGTCACGGCAACGGAAGCGGATGCTGCTTAGCGATGCACAGCACGCATACATAGCGAGGGCACACGGAAGggacacaaaaaaaaacacacataGTGCCGTgcgtttgtttgtttgcttttgGCTCGTGACATCGCACCACTGAAACACTCGCACGTCTGGAGGTGCGAGGGAAACGGGTGCCGGCTTCGTCATGCAACGTGATCACGACGACGCTGGATATGGGTATCGAGGTCAAGATAGAATTCGACGTCCACACCCCTTCGTCTGCCATGTACTATACATGCATATGCACATATGTATGtgggaggaaagaggagggagggagggaggggggctcaCCTGCCAGCCCCTTTCATGAATGCACTGCACACTCGCGCATCTTCGTGTTCatcgctcgctctctgccgATTTGCCCTGACCCCCACCACGCTTCTCCTTCACCATCACTACCGTGCACCAGAGCCGCGTGCCGTGCCTCTCtatttttcctttctcttccccatctccgcctcgccggaTCCCTTCTGCTACCGGCTTCTTtagcacacacgcacacacacacacacacacaggcacgtgCCCCTGTACGTCCGCAGGTGCGATGGCGTCGGTGCTGTACATCTTAGACTCGAAAGGGAGTCCCCTCATCTACCGCAGCTACCGCGGCGATGTCTCGCAAGACGTCCCGAGCATCTTTCAGCAGCGCGTCATCGACGAAGAAGAGTGCCGCATCACCCCCGTCTTCGAGGAGCAGGGCCACACCTACACCTTCGTGCGTGAGAACGACGTATATTTGCTCATGGTGAGCAATATCAACGCATGCTCTCTGCAGCAGGTCGCCTTTCTGCACCGGTGCGTGTCCGTCTTCAAGGCCTATTTCAAGACAGTGACGCAGGAAACGGTGCGGGACAACTTCGTCATCATTTACGAGCTGCTCGATGAGATGTGCGACTTCGGCTTCCCGCAGTTTACGGAGGAGAAAGCGCTGCGGGAGTACATACTGCAAAGCACTTTTCTCACCAGGATCATGGGCAACAAGACGACGCTCGCGCAGAGCgagctgccggcggccgtgacgGGGGCCGCCGGGTCGACGCCGTGGCGCCTGCCGCGCAACTACAAGTACTCGAACAACCAAGTATTTCTGGACGTGATCGAGCAGGTCGACATGCTCGCGAACCAAGCCGGCGAGACGCTCTCCAGCGAGATTGTTGGCACTGTCAAGATGCAGAGCCGTCTTTCTGGGATGCCCACCTGTACCGTCGGCGTCAACGACAAGATTCTCTTCGACCGAaccggccgcagcggcaacacGGTAGAGATGGAGGACATCACCTTCCACCAGTGCGTGAAGCTGAACCAGTTCGAAAGCGAGCGCGTCATTTCCTTTGTGCCGCCGGACGGCGAGTTCACGCTGCTCTCCTACAGGCTCAATGAGCGCATTCAGCAGCCGGTGAAGGTGAGCTGCATCTTCACGCGCCATGGCACCACACGAGTGAAGGTGCAGTGCACGCTGCAGACCAAGTACCGCACGAACCTCACGGCAAACGAGATGGAGGTGTACATCCCGATTCCGTCCGACGCCGATCGCCCTCAGTCGAACAGTCAGACAGGTCACCTGCAGTACGCGCCGCAGGTGAATGCGCTTGTCTGGAACCTCGGCAAGATTGCCGGCAACCGGCACTGCTCGTGCAGCGCGGAGTTCCACCTGCCCAGCATCCGCAGTAGCGACATGAGAGACCTGTCGAAGATGCCGGTGAAGGTGCGGTTCGTCATCCCCTacttcgccgcctccggctTCCAGGTGCGCTACGTGAAGGTGTCGGAGAAGTCGAACTACGTGGCAACGCCCTGGGTGCGGTACGTCACGCAGAGCGGCGTATACGAGATTCGAACAGACTGATGAGGGAAAGATGGGCAGGTGCCTTTGGGGGTGGGAGGAACAGAGGGGAGCGTCGTCGGAGGAACACAGCGACAGAAGACAGCGAAGAGGTGCGCTAAGGAGATGCAGCCCTTGTATACGCGAGAGGGCTGGAAACCGGCAGACAGAGGAACAACACGTACAGcagccgccccctcccccagccGAGTAcgcactgcagctgcagggtCTGCATTCGTCGAGTCCACTGTGGCCAACCTTGCGCGCCGAGTGTCGCTCGCCCTTCAGCCCCTCCTCNNNNNNNNNNNNNNNNNNNNNNNNNNNNNNNNNNNNNNNNNNNNNNNNNNNNNNNNNNNNNNNNNNNNNNNNNNNNNNNNNNNNNNNNNNNNNNNNNNNNNNNNNNNNNNNNNNNNNNNNNNNNNNNNNNNNNNNNNNNNNNNNNNNNNNNNNNNNNNNNNNNNNNNNNNNNNNNNNNNNNNNNNNNNNNNNNNNNNNNNNNNNNNNNNNNNNNNNNNNNNNNNNNNNNNNNNNNNNNNNNNNNNNNNNNNNNNNNNNNNNNNNNNNNNNNNNNNNNNNNNNNNNNNNNNNNNNNNNNNNNNNNNNNNNNNNNNNNNNNNNNNNNNNNNNNNNNNNNNNNNNNNNNNNNNNNNNNNNNNNNNNNNNNNNNNNNNNNNNNNNNNNNNNNNNNNNNNNNNNNNNNNNNNNNNNNNNNNNNNNNNNNNNNNNNNNNNNNNNNNNNNNNNNNNNNNNNNNNNNNNNNNNNNNNNNNNNNNNNNNNNNNNNNNNNNNNNNNNNNNNNNNNNNNNNNNNNNNNNNNNNNNNNNNNNNNNNNNNNNNNNNNNNNNNNNNNNNNNNNNNNNNNNNNNNNNNNNNNNNNNNNNNNNNNNNNNNNNNNNNNNNNNNNNNNNNNNNNNNNNNNNNNNNNNNNNNNNNNNNNNNNNNNNNNNNNNNNNNNNNNNNNNNNNNNNNNNNNNNNNNNNNNNNNNNNNNNNNNNNNNNNNNNNNNNNNNNNNNNNNNNNNNNNNNNNNNNNNNNNNNNNNNNNNNNNNNNNNNNNNNNNNNNNNNNNNNNNNNNNNNNNNNNNNNNNNNNNNNNNNNNNNNNNNNNNNNNNNNNNNNNNNNNNNNNNNNNNNNNNNNNNNNNNNNNNNNNNNNNNNNNNNNNNNNNNNNNNNNNNNNNNNNNNNNNNNNNNNNNNNNNNNNNNNNNNNNNNNNNNNNNNNNNNNNNNNNNNNNNNNNNNNNNNNNNNNNNNNNNNNNNNNNNNNNNNNNNNNNNNNNNNNNNNNNNNNNNNNNNNNNNNNNNNNNNNNNNNNNNNNNNNNNNNNNNNNNNNNNNNNNNNNNNNNNNNNNNNNNNNNNNNNNNNNNNNNNNNNNNNNNNNNNNNNNNNNNNNNNNNNNNNNNNNNNNNNNNNNNNNNNNNNNNNNNNNNNNNNNNNNNNNNNNNNNNNNNNNNNNNNNNNNNNNNNNNNNNNNNNNNNNNNNNNNNNNNNNNNNNNNNNNNNNNNNNNNNNNNNNNNNNNNNNNNNNNNNNNNNNNNNNNNNNNNNNNNNNNNNNNNNNNNNNNNNNNNNNNNNNNNNNNNNNNNNNNNNNNNNNNNNNNNNNNNNNNNNNNNNNNNNNNNNNNNNNNNNNNNNNNNNNNNNNNNNNNNNNNNNNNNNNNNNNNNNNNNNNNNNNNNNNNNNNNNNNNNNNNNNNNNNNNNNNNNNNNNNNNNNNNNNNNNNNNNNNNNNNNNNNNNNTACGTCACGCAGAGCGGCGTATACGAGATTCGAACAGACTGATGAGGGAAAGATGGGCAGGTGCCTTTGGGGGTGGGAGGAACAGAGGGGAGCGTCGTCGGAGGAACACAGCGACAGAAGACAGCGAAGAGGTGCGCTAAGGAGATGCAGCCCTTGTATACGCGAGAGGGCTGGAAACCGGCAGACAGAGGAACAACACGTACAGcagccgccccctcccccagccGAGTAcgcactgcagctgcagggtCTGCATTCGTCGAGTCCACTGTGGCCAACCTTGCGCGCCGAGTGTCGCTCGCCCttcagcccctcctcccacccccaaGCACACCCGCAGTGCCGCGTTGCCTTTCTCAGGTAATCTCCTTTGGTTTGGAGTAAAGGCGGCCGTCGCTTCCTTGGCGGCGGCTTGCCATGCTGAGCGTTCTGCACTGGTGCTTCCTTCActttccccttctcttctctcgttGCTTTTACATGGACGTATCGTTGCCGCTTGTCTAtgtctgcctgtgcgtgctgtCCCTCCCTATCCTTCGGAGAGTTCACGTATCGGTGAGGgtacatgtgtgtgtatgtgcatgtgcccGTCTGTGCGTGGCGGTGTTGCCTAACCTCCTCCGTGTTTCCcccgcacccccccctcttcctcctttgagatgtgtgtgtgtgtgtgtttgcttcACGTGCACTGTGTGCATGGCTAGTTGACACCGCGCCGTCCACGTCCACGGTGGCGACGTTTCATGCACACAGCGCCCGTCGAGACCACCGCGCCCCGCTGAAGGAGATACACATAACAcacgtgcggctgcggatGTGATGTGGTCGGGGgagcaaaggaaagagacGAGAAGGCAATGGGGTCTCAGGGACACATAGCAACGAGGGTAGGGGGTGTGGTGCTGCGATGGCTTTCCATAGCATCGCCAGCGCCATTGTCCCTTTTCCTCCGCCCATGCCAcggctctctccctctctctagTCCGCCCCACACGCCGCTcactgcgcacacgcagacacgcaccggtgcatctctgcctcttccctttccctcGTCCTCTCGTTGTCGAGGGTCATCTGTCGTTCCGCTCTCCACACCTTCGCTGgcctcaccccctccctttttctgGCACGGGCGTGCGCCCGACTctacttctctctctctctatatatatatgtatatatatatatatatgtatacgNNNNNNNNNNNNNNNNNNNNNNNNNNNNNNNNNNNNNNNNNNNNNNNNNNNNNNNNNNNNNNNNNNNNNNNNNNNNNNNNNNNNNNNNNNNNNNNNNNNNNNNNNNNNNNNNNNNNNNNNNNNNNNNNNNNNNNNNNNNNNNNNNNNNNNNNNNNNNNNNNNNNNNNNNNNNNNNNNNNNNNNNNNNNNNNNNNNNNNNNNNNNNNNNNNNNNNNNNNNNNNNNNNNNNNNNNNNNNNNNNNNNNNNNNNNNNNNNNNNNNNNNNNNNNNNNNNNNNNNNNNNNNNNNNNNNNNNNNNNNNNNNNNNNNNNNNNNNNNNNNNNNNNNNNNNNNNNNNNNNNNNNNNNNNNNNNNNNNNNNNNNNNNNNNNNNNNNNNNNNNNNNNNNNNNNNNNNNNNNNNNNNNNNNNNNNNNNNNNNNNNNNNNNNNNNNNNNNNNNNNNNNNNNNNNNNNNNNNNNNNNNNNNNNNNNNNNNNNNNNNNNNNNNNNNatatatgtatatatatgcatgtatatatgtatatatatgcatgtatatatgtatatatatgcatgtatatatgtgtatatatgcatgtatatatgtgtatgcatatatatatNNNNNNNNNNNNNNNNNNNNNNNNNNNNNNNNNNNNNNNNNNNNNNNNNNNNNNNNNNNNNNNNNNNNNNNNNNNNNNNNNNNNNNNNNNNNNNNNNNNNNNNNNNNNNNNNNNNNNNNNNNNNNNNNNNNNNNNNNNNNNNNNNNNNNNNNNNNNNNNNNNNNNNNNNNNtatatgtatatatatatatatatgtatacgtatgtatatgcatgtatatgtatatatatatgtatgtatatgcatgtatatgtatatatatatatatgtatacgtatgtatatgcatgtgtgcttgCCTGTCGCTCTCCGACGTGCGAAGATGGTGAGCGCTTTGCGgtgccgcacacacagcgaTACATTCTCGTTCTTCATCCACCACTCTCAGAGTGTGCAGCGACGTCGGCGTCACAGGTATGCAGGCTGGCTTTCACATACGAAGCGCCGCCCACACACTGCGCTCtccgcccgccgccgccgtagcagcaacagcaacaacatcAGAGGGGACTGGTACCACGGTGATAACCGAACGAGGTAATGATGACCAGCATGGCTGTCTCGGCCCCGGTCATGCCACCGGCGACTGCAAGAGAGCACAGGCCTGTACGGGCAGCAAGAGCGACCTCATCAACGACGTCGTCGGCCggacgcagcgcgcgctccgCACGCTCTGTCCACTTCGCACTCGAGCCTGTCGCGCGTGATGTGCAGAAGCATatggagcggcagctgtggcaCTGGCTGGAAAAGACACACAGCATGCTGCGTCCACTCGAGGCGAGTGCGCGTGGTCAGGTGCAGGTAATGGAGCGCGCTACCGTGGCGGCaacggccgccaccgctgccccagCAGTGGT
The sequence above is a segment of the Leishmania donovani BPK282A1 complete genome, chromosome 22 genome. Coding sequences within it:
- a CDS encoding adaptor complex AP-1 medium subunit, putative, coding for MCDFGFPQFTEEKALREYILQSTFLTRIMGNKTTLAQSELPAAVTGAAGSTPWRLPRNYKYSNNQVFLDVIEQVDMLANQAGETLSSEIVGTVKMQSRLSGMPTCTVGVNDKILFDRTGRSGNTVEMEDITFHQCVKLNQFESERVISFVPPDGEFTLLSYRLNERIQQPVKVSCIFTRHGTTRVKVQCTLQTKYRTNLTANEMEVYIPIPSDADRPQSNSQTGHLQYAPQVNALVWNLGKIAGNRHCSCSAEFHLPSIRSSDMRDLSKMPVKVRFVIPYFAASGFQVRYVKVSEKSNYVATPWVRYVTQSGVYEIRTD